In one window of Hevea brasiliensis isolate MT/VB/25A 57/8 chromosome 10, ASM3005281v1, whole genome shotgun sequence DNA:
- the LOC110668594 gene encoding methionine aminopeptidase 1D, chloroplastic/mitochondrial, with protein sequence MVGASSLQPRLLSSFVGDRFIQSTQPLCKLFHYNPGSKHVSMQLSRGLSGLTDFLFNKRNLDEVANSKRRRLRPGKVSPRRPVPNHIPRPSYVNSWQSPGIASGPEVHDEKGIECMRASGRLAAQVLEFAGTLVKPGIKTDEIDEAVHQMIIDNGAYPSPLGYGGFPKSVCTSVNECICHGIPDSCALEDGDIINIDVTVYLNGYHGDTSATFFCGEVDDKARNLVQVTKECLYKAISICAPGVEFKKIGQTIHDHADKYRYGIVQQFVGHGVGRVFHADPVILHYRNNYGGRMMLNQTFTIEPMLTMGSINPVMWNDNWTVVTEDGSLSAQFEHTILITKDGAEILTQC encoded by the exons GAAGCAAACATGTGTCAATGCAATTATCCAGAGGACTTTCTGGCTTAACTGATTTTCTGTTCAATAAAAG AAATCTTGATGAAGTGGCAAACAGCAAGCGCAGACGTCTAAGGCCTGGAAAAGTATCACCTCGTCGACCTGTCCCAAATCATATACCAAGGCCATCCTATGTTAATTCTTGGCAATCACCTGGAATTGCAAGTGGACCTGAAGTACATGATGAGAAGGGGATCGAGTGCATGAGAGCTTCTGGAAGGCTTGCGGCACAGGTTCTTGAATTTGCGGGGACTCTAGTCAAG CCAGGCATAAAGACAGATGAAATTGATGAAGCAGTTCACCAGATGATAATAGATAATGGAGCATATCCCTCACCTCTTGGCTATGGTGGGTTTCCTAAGAGTGTTTGCACATCAGTGAATGAGTGCATTTGCCATGGAATACCAGACTCCTGTGCTCTTGAG GATGGTGATATTATCAATATTGATGTTACAGTGTATCTAAAT GGTTATCATGGTGATACATCAGCAACTTTCTTTTGTGGAGAAGTTGATGACAAAGCCAGAAACCTGGTTCAG GTAACTAAAGAATGCCTTTATAAAGCAATATCAATATGTGCACCAGGAGTGGAGTTCAAGAAAATTGGCCAAACAATACA TGACCATGCAGATAAATATCGTTACGGTATTGTGCAACAGTTTGTTGGCCATGGTGTTGGACGTGTTTTCCATGCTGATCCAGTTATTCTACACTACA GAAACAATTATGGTGGACGCATGATGTTGAATCAAACCTTCACTATTG agCCAATGCTGACAATGGGTAGCATTAATCCGGTAATGTGGAATGATAACTGGACAGTTGTTACAGAAGATGGAAGCCTATCAGCACAGTTTGAGCACACCATTTTAATAACAAAAGATGGGGCTGAGATACTGACCCAATGTTGA